In a genomic window of Thiosocius teredinicola:
- a CDS encoding helix-turn-helix domain-containing protein, translating into MPKAASPSKQKRNPVYEKIGKRIRQARIMAKETNSRALSERLGWSAGRINNFETGISTPGVEETLQFCEAVGADPCWVTYGVGSPRASSLQATRHRNLITIVDEAEQSGALPDLLAAIQLTPERLAKHRENPFKEIPDRLARRCERFTQQRRGSMDESPAESGYCESLPDDMRELLALYARLSDADKQKLFAMGRLLIEED; encoded by the coding sequence ATGCCTAAAGCCGCGTCCCCCAGCAAACAAAAGCGCAATCCCGTCTATGAAAAGATCGGCAAGCGCATCCGCCAGGCGCGCATCATGGCCAAGGAAACCAACAGCCGTGCCCTGAGCGAACGGCTCGGCTGGAGCGCCGGTCGCATCAACAACTTCGAAACCGGTATCTCGACGCCGGGTGTCGAGGAAACCCTGCAGTTCTGCGAGGCGGTCGGTGCCGATCCTTGTTGGGTCACCTACGGGGTGGGTTCGCCGCGGGCGTCTTCGCTGCAGGCTACGCGGCATCGCAATCTGATCACGATCGTCGACGAGGCCGAACAAAGCGGTGCCCTGCCGGACCTGCTCGCCGCCATTCAACTGACACCGGAGCGTTTGGCAAAACACCGTGAGAATCCATTCAAGGAGATACCGGACCGATTGGCGCGGCGGTGCGAAAGGTTTACTCAACAACGCCGCGGCTCGATGGACGAATCACCTGCCGAGAGCGGCTACTGTGAGTCGCTGCCCGACGACATGCGTGAACTACTGGCCTTGTATGCCCGACTGAGCGATGCGGACAAACAGAAACTCTTCGCCATGGGCAGACTGTTGATCGAAGAAGATTGA